The following are from one region of the Simiduia agarivorans SA1 = DSM 21679 genome:
- a CDS encoding DEAD/DEAH box helicase gives MFTELGLDERLIKALDAQSITDPTQVQNAAIPAALAGKDLLVMSETGSGKTLAFLLPLAQKLLNNDNRNTGTLALILAPTRELAKQILKEAKAALKFTHLKVGIVSGGDDYKFQAAQLRKNPEILIATPGRLLEHFNRNLPAMDDLQVLILDEADRMLDMGFHDDMVSICNKLAATRSTWLFSATLSHMGFNTLAKELTREPEKINLSSGRESQANIRQQVILSDGANHKQKTITQLLKTLSYEQALVFTNTRTQVDHLCQYLRAQEIKTGAIHGEMAQEDRNKVMELMRKGHVQVLVATDVAARGIDIGGIELVINYDMARNGDDYTHRIGRTGRAGAEGTAISFITPQEWNLKAGVERYLSTRFEQIEIPGFESRYKGPEKIKASGKAGGPKKADKKAAKERAAKKAAKDNKPKLRERDQKNIGKRRKPSAVQLGDGFAPPTGIKKKGPGVDED, from the coding sequence GTGTTTACTGAATTAGGCCTGGACGAACGCTTGATCAAGGCCCTGGACGCCCAGTCCATCACCGATCCCACCCAGGTACAGAATGCCGCCATTCCTGCAGCCCTGGCAGGCAAAGACCTGTTGGTGATGTCGGAAACCGGCAGCGGTAAGACATTGGCTTTCCTATTGCCCCTGGCACAGAAGCTTCTCAATAATGACAATCGCAACACCGGCACCCTGGCGCTGATTCTCGCGCCCACCCGCGAGCTGGCCAAGCAGATCCTGAAGGAAGCCAAAGCCGCGCTGAAATTCACCCACCTGAAGGTGGGTATTGTGTCCGGTGGCGATGACTACAAATTCCAGGCCGCGCAGCTGCGCAAAAACCCGGAGATCCTGATCGCCACCCCCGGCCGCTTGCTGGAGCACTTCAACCGTAATCTACCGGCCATGGACGACTTGCAGGTACTGATTCTGGATGAAGCCGACCGCATGCTGGACATGGGTTTCCACGATGACATGGTGTCTATTTGCAACAAGCTCGCCGCCACCCGCTCTACCTGGTTGTTTTCTGCCACCTTATCGCACATGGGTTTCAATACCCTGGCGAAAGAGCTGACCCGCGAGCCGGAAAAAATCAATCTGAGCAGCGGCCGTGAATCCCAGGCCAATATCCGCCAGCAGGTGATCCTGTCTGACGGCGCCAACCACAAACAGAAAACCATTACCCAACTGCTGAAAACCCTGAGCTACGAGCAGGCACTGGTATTCACCAATACCCGCACCCAGGTGGATCATCTGTGCCAGTATCTGCGCGCGCAGGAAATCAAAACCGGTGCCATTCACGGTGAAATGGCGCAGGAAGACCGCAACAAGGTAATGGAACTGATGCGCAAGGGCCATGTGCAGGTACTGGTGGCCACCGACGTGGCCGCCCGCGGTATCGACATTGGCGGCATTGAGCTGGTCATCAACTACGACATGGCGCGCAATGGCGACGACTACACCCACCGCATCGGCCGCACCGGCCGCGCGGGCGCCGAAGGCACCGCCATCAGCTTTATCACGCCGCAGGAATGGAACCTGAAGGCCGGTGTGGAGCGCTACCTGAGCACCCGCTTCGAACAAATCGAAATTCCCGGCTTTGAATCGCGCTACAAGGGCCCGGAAAAAATCAAAGCCTCCGGCAAAGCCGGCGGCCCGAAAAAAGCCGATAAAAAAGCCGCCAAAGAACGCGCGGCGAAAAAAGCGGCCAAAGACAACAAACCCAAACTGCGCGAACGCGACCAGAAAAATATCGGCAAGCGGCGCAAGCCCAGTGCGGTGCAATTGGGTGATGGTTTTGCGCCACCTACGGGCATCAAGAAAAAAGGCCCTGGGGTAGACGAAGATTAA
- a CDS encoding YbjN domain-containing protein has translation MSELQLPDIDTIEQWLKRMGQVCYLCGQCPGLHLEAVQSEEGVLDARLLMEPEGVLLSVELEIRPSILLGMNAELSFLNMGFPTIKAFLDVVDEGIPRLVLCDTLMTGAGVSYEQFAHFVTASLEQIHKIIVDCQQQGYLMGDQMGAPMGDGDGAGKFH, from the coding sequence ATGTCTGAATTGCAATTACCCGATATTGATACCATTGAGCAGTGGCTCAAGCGCATGGGCCAGGTGTGTTACCTGTGCGGCCAGTGCCCGGGCCTGCATCTGGAGGCCGTGCAATCCGAGGAGGGCGTGCTGGATGCCCGCCTACTGATGGAGCCGGAAGGGGTGTTGCTGAGCGTGGAGCTGGAAATCCGGCCCTCCATCCTGCTGGGCATGAACGCCGAGCTGAGTTTCCTGAACATGGGCTTCCCCACCATCAAGGCGTTTCTCGACGTGGTTGATGAAGGCATTCCACGGCTGGTGCTGTGCGATACCTTAATGACCGGCGCCGGCGTGAGCTACGAGCAGTTTGCCCACTTCGTGACCGCGTCCCTTGAGCAGATTCACAAGATTATTGTTGATTGCCAGCAGCAGGGTTACCTGATGGGCGACCAGATGGGTGCGCCCATGGGTGACGGGGATGGGGCGGGGAAGTTTCATTGA
- a CDS encoding phytoene desaturase family protein, translated as MKQPILILGAGHNGLVCACYLARAGHKVTLLERRHIVGGAAVTEEIHPGFRNSTASYTVSLLNPKIIKDLNLAEHGLKVVLRGQSNLFPQENGDSLSFYGNVAANQQEFARFSQKDADALPGFYRMLDSVADLIKDLLLQTPPNVGGGIVDLIRAGKVGWRAKAMTMDERRWAMAMFTKSATEVLDAWFEHDAIKAAFAFDSIVGNYAAPSTPGSAYVLLHHVFGEANGVAGAWGHAIGGMGAITQAMAAEAKRLGVDIITDASVSEVLVDNGRARGVKLEDGREYTSDCLVANMGPKLLFERLMAPEHLPEDFRRHLASFKTGSGSFRMNVALSELPDFLCRPGTQQQPHHTSGIVIGPTMQYLEQAYLDAKQSGYAKHPIVEMLIPSVVDDTLAPKGQHVASLFCQQFAPQLPNGDSWDDHREAAADTIIDTVTRYAPNFKASVIARQIHSPLDLERKFGLVNGDIFHGALGLDQLWLNRPLMGHADYRTPIKGLYLCGSGTHPGGGVTGCPGHNAAREILRDL; from the coding sequence ATGAAACAACCCATCCTGATCCTGGGCGCCGGCCACAATGGCCTGGTATGCGCCTGTTATCTGGCCCGCGCGGGCCACAAGGTGACCTTGTTGGAGCGCCGCCACATTGTAGGCGGTGCGGCGGTTACCGAAGAAATTCATCCCGGTTTCCGCAATTCCACCGCCAGTTACACGGTCAGCCTGCTGAATCCGAAAATCATCAAGGATCTGAATCTGGCGGAACACGGCTTGAAGGTGGTGTTGCGCGGCCAGTCCAATTTGTTCCCGCAGGAAAATGGCGACAGTCTGAGTTTTTACGGCAACGTCGCCGCCAACCAGCAAGAGTTCGCCCGCTTCAGCCAGAAAGATGCCGACGCCCTGCCCGGCTTTTACCGGATGCTGGATTCCGTGGCCGACCTGATCAAGGATCTGCTGCTGCAAACCCCACCCAATGTGGGTGGCGGTATCGTGGACCTGATCCGTGCCGGCAAAGTGGGCTGGCGCGCCAAGGCCATGACCATGGATGAGCGCCGCTGGGCCATGGCCATGTTCACCAAGAGCGCCACCGAGGTGCTGGATGCCTGGTTTGAGCACGATGCCATCAAGGCGGCCTTCGCCTTCGACAGCATCGTAGGTAACTACGCCGCTCCTTCAACACCGGGTTCGGCCTATGTGTTATTGCACCATGTATTTGGTGAAGCCAACGGCGTGGCCGGTGCCTGGGGCCATGCCATCGGCGGCATGGGCGCGATCACCCAGGCCATGGCGGCCGAGGCAAAACGCCTGGGCGTGGACATCATTACCGACGCCAGTGTGAGTGAGGTGCTGGTCGATAACGGTCGCGCCCGCGGCGTGAAGCTGGAGGATGGCCGTGAATACACCAGTGACTGTCTGGTGGCCAACATGGGCCCCAAGCTGCTGTTTGAGCGGCTGATGGCGCCCGAGCATCTGCCCGAGGACTTCCGCCGCCATCTCGCCAGTTTCAAAACCGGTTCCGGCAGCTTCCGCATGAATGTGGCCCTGTCGGAATTGCCCGACTTCTTGTGCCGCCCGGGCACCCAGCAACAGCCGCACCACACCTCCGGCATCGTGATCGGCCCTACCATGCAGTACCTGGAACAGGCCTATCTGGACGCCAAGCAATCCGGCTACGCCAAACACCCCATTGTGGAAATGCTGATTCCGTCGGTGGTGGACGATACGCTGGCACCCAAGGGCCAGCACGTGGCCAGCCTCTTCTGCCAGCAATTCGCACCGCAGCTGCCCAATGGCGACAGCTGGGACGACCACCGCGAAGCCGCGGCCGACACCATCATCGATACCGTGACCCGCTACGCACCCAATTTCAAAGCCAGCGTGATCGCCCGCCAGATCCATTCGCCACTGGATCTGGAGCGCAAATTCGGGTTGGTGAATGGCGACATTTTTCACGGCGCGCTGGGTCTGGATCAGCTCTGGCTCAACCGCCCGCTCATGGGCCACGCAGATTACCGCACGCCCATCAAAGGCTTGTACCTGTGCGGCTCAGGCACCCATCCGGGCGGCGGCGTCACGGGTTGCCCAGGGCACAATGCGGCGAGGGAGATTTTGAGGGATCTGTAA
- a CDS encoding ABC transporter transmembrane domain-containing protein: MSATQDTAANATSSSSADAKEQKKPAKDLRILLALLPFLTPYRWRLLGALLALLFTAGSTLLLGQGVKLLIDQGFGGDSVSQLNQAILFISLITGLIAVGTFARFYLVSWLGERVTADLRRKVFNHLLTLHPSYFETNKSGDIMSRLTTDTTLLETIIGSSISMALRSSLTFTGALILLLVTNLKLSLMVLLCVPLVIGPLLYFGRKVRDLSRKSQDSIADVGTYAGEIVRQIKTVQSYTREAHESRAFEGEVESAFQMARARIQQRSVLIAAVIVLIFGALSAMLWVGGTDVIEGRMSGGDLGAFVFYAIMVASAVATISEVYGDLQRAAGATERLLELMAAESEIAAPAEPRSLPTTPLTLAFDQVGFHYPSRPEVAALQDVTLTIQPGEIVALVGPSGAGKSTLFELLLRFYDPSSGCIRVAGEDLRQFAPTQFRSRIALVPQQPSLFTADVRYNIAYGRPDASDEDIIAAAKAAYAHEFIEALPGGYGAYLGEQGVRLSGGQRQRVAIARAILNNPEILLLDEATSALDADSEKKVQEALDNLMQNRTTLIIAHRLATVLHADRILVLDQGKLVAQGTHAELIQSSPLYKRLAQLQFNDKPPAPVEPLTDA, translated from the coding sequence ATGAGTGCAACGCAGGACACGGCTGCAAACGCTACCTCGTCTTCTTCAGCGGACGCTAAAGAACAGAAAAAACCCGCTAAAGACTTGCGCATCTTACTCGCGCTATTGCCGTTTCTTACGCCCTATCGTTGGCGCCTGCTCGGCGCGCTGCTGGCGCTGCTGTTTACCGCAGGCTCTACCTTGCTGCTGGGCCAGGGCGTCAAATTACTCATCGATCAGGGCTTTGGCGGCGATTCTGTCAGCCAGTTGAATCAGGCCATTTTATTCATCAGCCTGATCACCGGCCTGATTGCGGTGGGCACCTTTGCCCGGTTTTATCTGGTGTCCTGGCTGGGCGAGCGGGTGACGGCCGATTTGCGCCGCAAGGTATTCAATCATTTGCTCACGTTGCACCCCAGCTATTTTGAAACCAACAAGAGCGGCGACATCATGTCGCGTCTCACTACCGATACCACGCTGCTGGAAACCATTATCGGCTCCTCCATTTCCATGGCCCTGCGCTCCAGCCTCACCTTTACCGGCGCGTTGATTTTATTGCTGGTCACCAACCTGAAACTGTCGTTGATGGTGTTGTTGTGCGTGCCCCTGGTGATAGGCCCGCTGCTGTATTTCGGCCGCAAGGTGCGGGATCTGTCGCGCAAGAGTCAGGACTCCATTGCCGATGTGGGCACCTACGCCGGTGAAATCGTCCGGCAAATTAAAACCGTGCAAAGCTACACCCGCGAAGCCCACGAAAGCCGCGCTTTTGAGGGCGAAGTGGAGTCGGCTTTCCAGATGGCGCGCGCGCGCATCCAGCAGCGCTCGGTGCTGATTGCGGCGGTAATTGTGCTGATTTTTGGTGCCCTGTCGGCCATGCTCTGGGTGGGCGGCACCGATGTGATTGAAGGCCGCATGAGTGGCGGTGATCTGGGCGCCTTTGTGTTTTACGCCATTATGGTGGCCAGTGCCGTGGCCACCATTTCCGAAGTGTACGGCGATCTGCAACGCGCCGCCGGCGCCACCGAAAGGTTACTGGAACTGATGGCGGCGGAAAGCGAGATTGCCGCGCCCGCAGAACCCAGGTCGCTCCCCACAACCCCGCTCACCCTTGCGTTTGATCAGGTCGGTTTCCACTACCCTTCCCGGCCCGAAGTGGCTGCCCTGCAGGATGTGACGCTCACCATTCAACCGGGCGAGATTGTCGCGTTGGTGGGCCCCAGTGGTGCCGGCAAATCCACCCTGTTTGAATTACTGTTGCGTTTTTACGATCCCTCCAGCGGCTGCATTCGCGTCGCGGGCGAAGACCTGCGCCAGTTCGCGCCTACACAATTCCGCAGCCGCATTGCACTGGTACCCCAGCAGCCCAGCCTGTTTACCGCCGACGTGCGCTACAACATTGCCTATGGCCGCCCCGATGCCTCGGACGAAGACATCATCGCCGCCGCCAAAGCCGCCTACGCCCATGAATTCATTGAGGCCTTGCCCGGTGGCTATGGTGCCTATCTGGGCGAACAGGGTGTGCGGCTGTCCGGTGGACAACGCCAGCGCGTGGCCATTGCACGCGCGATTCTTAACAACCCGGAAATTCTGTTACTCGATGAAGCCACCAGTGCCCTGGATGCCGATTCTGAAAAGAAAGTTCAGGAAGCACTGGATAATCTGATGCAAAACCGCACCACCCTGATCATTGCCCACCGGCTCGCCACGGTATTGCATGCGGATCGCATACTGGTGCTGGATCAGGGCAAACTGGTGGCGCAGGGAACCCACGCCGAGCTGATACAGTCCAGCCCCTTGTATAAACGGCTGGCGCAATTGCAGTTCAACGATAAACCGCCAGCCCCGGTTGAGCCATTGACAGACGCCTGA
- a CDS encoding tRNA dihydrouridine synthase: MEGVVDAPFRQILTAIGGIDQCVTEFLRVTDQRLPHKVFRRLCPELDSQSRTAAGTPVALQLLGGKPEWMAVNGERAAYLGAHEVDINFGCPAKAVNNHDGGACLLQTPQRIYDIVSAVRREVPAHIPVTAKIRLGFGARTGYLDIARAVEDAGAARLVVHARSKVDGYKPPAYWHQVGEIEQRASIPIVVNGDIFTVADYHKALSESGCRDVMIGRGLLRCPDLALQIKASITGEHYTPMDWPTVAGWVKLHFDMGKPLYPRKYLGNRLKQWLSHLRLNYAGAALMFEQIKRVNDEATLDAAFDPFTNGRVEHTQPAA; encoded by the coding sequence ATGGAAGGCGTGGTCGACGCCCCCTTCCGCCAGATCCTCACGGCCATTGGCGGCATAGACCAATGCGTCACCGAATTTTTACGGGTGACCGACCAACGCTTGCCGCACAAGGTATTCAGGCGCCTGTGTCCTGAATTGGACAGCCAGAGCCGCACTGCGGCCGGTACCCCGGTGGCGCTGCAATTGCTGGGTGGTAAACCAGAATGGATGGCGGTGAATGGCGAGCGCGCCGCTTATCTGGGCGCGCACGAGGTAGACATCAATTTCGGCTGCCCGGCCAAGGCCGTCAACAACCACGACGGTGGCGCCTGCCTGCTGCAAACGCCGCAGCGCATTTACGACATTGTCAGCGCCGTGCGCCGCGAGGTGCCCGCCCACATTCCGGTCACCGCTAAAATCCGCCTGGGCTTTGGCGCCCGCACCGGTTACCTGGACATTGCCCGCGCGGTGGAAGACGCCGGCGCCGCTCGTCTTGTGGTTCACGCCCGTTCGAAAGTGGATGGCTACAAGCCGCCGGCCTATTGGCATCAAGTGGGAGAGATTGAGCAGCGCGCGTCCATTCCCATTGTGGTCAATGGCGACATATTCACCGTGGCCGATTACCACAAAGCGCTGTCGGAGAGCGGTTGCCGCGATGTGATGATCGGCCGCGGCCTGCTGCGCTGCCCGGATCTGGCCTTGCAGATCAAGGCTTCAATCACTGGCGAACACTACACGCCTATGGACTGGCCCACTGTCGCAGGCTGGGTCAAGCTGCACTTTGACATGGGCAAACCGCTCTACCCGCGCAAATACCTGGGCAACCGGCTCAAGCAATGGCTTTCGCACCTGCGCTTGAATTACGCGGGCGCCGCCCTGATGTTTGAACAGATCAAGCGGGTCAATGATGAGGCCACGCTCGATGCCGCTTTCGACCCATTCACCAACGGCCGCGTTGAGCACACGCAACCCGCCGCCTGA
- a CDS encoding OadG family protein, with the protein MQESIVQQGVDLMLFGMGTVFVFLTILVIATVIMSGLVGRFFPEAEKPAAPVAVAPGQVDARTRAIIKAAIDKHRAG; encoded by the coding sequence ATGCAGGAAAGTATCGTCCAGCAGGGCGTCGACCTGATGCTTTTTGGTATGGGCACCGTGTTTGTGTTCCTGACCATTCTGGTGATTGCCACAGTGATAATGTCGGGCCTGGTGGGGCGCTTTTTCCCCGAGGCAGAAAAGCCCGCTGCACCGGTCGCCGTAGCGCCGGGTCAGGTGGATGCGCGCACCCGCGCCATTATCAAGGCCGCCATCGATAAACACCGGGCCGGCTGA
- the oadA gene encoding sodium-extruding oxaloacetate decarboxylase subunit alpha, which translates to MTTNNKKLGITDVVLRDAHQSLFATRMRIDDMLPIAEKLDSVGFWSLESWGGATFDACIRYLGEDPWDRIRELKKAMPKTPHQMLFRGQNILGYRHYADDVVEKFVERAATNGIDVFRVFDAMNDVRNLQTALKAVKKVGKHAQGTISYTVSPVHTLDMWVDLGKRLEDEGADSIAIKDMAGLLRPYEGYELVKRLKASVDIPIQLHCHATTGLSTSTILKCVEAGIDNVDTAISSMSMTYGHSPTEAVVAMLKGTERDTGLDIDLLEDIANYFREVRKKYAKFEGSLRGVDSRILVAQVPGGMLTNMENQLRDQGASDKFDEVLAEIPRVREDLGYIPLVTPTSQIVGTQAVLNVLTGERYKSISKETQGVLKGEYGATPAPVNKELQARVLDGAEAITCRPADNIAPEVDKLVAELRDVAKTKGIKLAEGEREIDDVLTYALFTQIGLKFLENRGNPDAFEPVPTGKESAVVKNDKGEEVYTVTVEGKQYTVNVANGGDLTAIVPVGASAPAAATAGAPVTGGEPVPAPLAGNIFRVLVKPGQQVEEGTPIIVLEAMKMETEVSAPKAGVVGEISVKEGDSVAVGDTLLSIA; encoded by the coding sequence ATGACCACCAACAACAAAAAACTCGGCATCACCGATGTGGTACTGCGTGATGCGCACCAGTCGCTGTTCGCCACCCGCATGCGCATCGATGACATGCTGCCCATTGCCGAAAAGCTCGACAGTGTGGGCTTCTGGTCTTTGGAGTCCTGGGGCGGCGCCACCTTCGATGCCTGTATCCGGTATCTGGGCGAAGATCCGTGGGATCGCATTCGCGAGCTTAAAAAAGCCATGCCCAAGACCCCGCACCAGATGTTGTTCCGCGGGCAGAATATTCTGGGCTACCGCCACTACGCCGATGACGTGGTGGAAAAATTTGTCGAGCGCGCCGCCACTAACGGTATCGACGTGTTCCGCGTGTTCGACGCCATGAACGATGTGCGCAACCTGCAGACGGCGTTGAAGGCGGTTAAGAAAGTGGGCAAGCACGCGCAGGGCACCATCTCCTATACCGTGAGCCCGGTACACACACTGGATATGTGGGTGGACCTTGGCAAGCGTCTGGAAGACGAAGGCGCCGACTCCATTGCCATTAAAGACATGGCTGGTCTGTTGCGTCCTTACGAAGGCTATGAGTTGGTGAAGCGCCTGAAGGCGAGTGTGGATATTCCGATCCAGCTGCATTGTCACGCCACCACCGGTCTTTCCACCTCCACCATTCTGAAATGCGTGGAAGCGGGTATCGACAATGTGGATACCGCCATTTCCTCCATGTCCATGACCTACGGTCACAGCCCGACCGAAGCGGTAGTGGCCATGCTGAAGGGCACCGAGCGCGACACCGGGTTGGATATTGATCTGCTGGAAGACATTGCCAACTACTTCCGCGAGGTGCGGAAGAAATACGCAAAGTTCGAAGGTTCACTGCGCGGTGTGGACAGCCGCATTCTGGTGGCCCAGGTGCCTGGCGGCATGCTGACCAATATGGAGAATCAGCTGCGCGATCAGGGTGCGTCTGACAAGTTCGATGAAGTGCTGGCCGAAATTCCGCGCGTGCGTGAAGACCTCGGTTACATCCCGCTGGTCACGCCCACGTCCCAAATAGTGGGCACTCAGGCGGTACTGAACGTACTCACCGGCGAGCGCTACAAGTCGATTTCCAAAGAGACTCAGGGCGTATTAAAAGGCGAGTACGGTGCCACACCGGCGCCGGTCAATAAAGAGTTGCAGGCGCGCGTGCTGGATGGCGCTGAAGCCATCACCTGTCGCCCGGCCGACAATATCGCGCCCGAAGTCGACAAGCTGGTGGCCGAGCTGCGAGACGTGGCGAAAACCAAAGGTATTAAGCTGGCCGAGGGCGAGCGCGAAATTGACGACGTGCTCACTTATGCGCTGTTCACCCAGATCGGCCTCAAGTTCCTGGAAAACCGCGGCAACCCGGATGCGTTTGAACCGGTGCCCACCGGCAAAGAATCCGCTGTGGTGAAAAACGACAAAGGTGAAGAAGTTTATACCGTCACCGTTGAAGGCAAGCAGTACACTGTCAACGTGGCCAACGGTGGCGATCTGACCGCCATCGTGCCCGTGGGCGCTTCTGCGCCGGCGGCCGCAACCGCTGGTGCGCCCGTCACTGGCGGCGAGCCTGTGCCCGCGCCACTGGCGGGTAATATTTTCCGCGTACTGGTGAAGCCCGGTCAGCAAGTAGAAGAGGGCACACCCATCATCGTGCTGGAAGCCATGAAAATGGAAACCGAAGTCAGCGCACCGAAAGCCGGTGTGGTGGGTGAGATCAGCGTCAAGGAAGGTGATTCCGTGGCGGTGGGCGACACCCTGTTGAGCATAGCGTGA